A window of Metabacillus sp. B2-18 contains these coding sequences:
- a CDS encoding bile acid:sodium symporter family protein, with protein MQLLERISKGAGNTFAIWVIIFAVLAFFIPGGFTWIAPHIALLLGIIMFGMGLTLSLQDFKAVFQAPKSVLLGVVAQFTIMPLLAFLLATVFQLQPEVAVGVILVGCCPGGTASNVITFLAKGNTALSVAVTSISTLLAPILTPALTLLFASKWLPVSAGSLFLSIVQIVLIPIILGIVVKLLFTKQVEKSVTVLPLISVIGIVAVASAVVAVNAEKIAETGLLIFTIVVLHNLLGLLLGFVLAKALKLNFADQKAISIEVGMQNSGLGAALAVAHFSPLSAVPSAIFSVWHNISGPLLATWWGKKMEQESNIEMTTDNSKKA; from the coding sequence ATGCAATTATTAGAAAGAATTAGTAAGGGTGCTGGAAACACTTTTGCAATCTGGGTCATTATTTTTGCTGTGTTAGCCTTTTTTATTCCTGGTGGCTTTACTTGGATTGCCCCTCATATTGCACTATTATTAGGTATTATCATGTTTGGAATGGGCTTAACTTTATCTCTGCAAGATTTTAAAGCAGTGTTTCAAGCACCAAAAAGTGTTCTATTAGGTGTTGTTGCACAGTTTACAATTATGCCATTACTGGCTTTTTTACTCGCTACAGTTTTTCAACTACAACCTGAAGTTGCTGTTGGAGTAATCTTGGTAGGCTGTTGTCCTGGTGGAACAGCATCTAATGTTATTACCTTTTTAGCGAAAGGTAATACAGCATTGTCAGTTGCTGTAACGTCAATTTCAACATTACTTGCACCAATATTAACACCAGCTCTTACACTTTTGTTTGCTAGTAAATGGCTGCCGGTTTCTGCTGGTTCCTTATTTTTATCAATTGTTCAAATCGTACTTATTCCAATTATTTTAGGTATTGTTGTGAAGTTATTATTTACAAAGCAAGTTGAAAAAAGTGTAACTGTTTTACCTCTAATATCTGTCATAGGAATTGTTGCGGTTGCTTCAGCTGTGGTTGCTGTGAATGCAGAGAAAATTGCAGAAACAGGTCTTTTAATCTTCACCATTGTTGTTCTACACAATTTACTAGGCCTTTTATTAGGATTTGTGTTGGCAAAAGCATTAAAATTAAACTTTGCAGACCAAAAAGCTATCTCTATTGAAGTCGGTATGCAAAATTCAGGGCTCGGTGCTGCTTTAGCAGTTGCACATTTTTCCCCATTATCTGCCGTTCCAAGTGCGATTTTCAGTGTATGGCATAATATATCAGGTCCTTTACTCGCGACATGGTGGGGGAAAAAAATGGAGCAAGAATCTAATATAGAAATGACTACTGACAATTCAAAAAAGGCATAA
- a CDS encoding 1,4-dihydroxy-2-naphthoate polyprenyltransferase: protein MQPQTTPHAPMIKKDKGWRVWWMLLRPHTLSAAFIPVTIGTVLALHEGSIKLSLFIAMLVASILIQAATNMFNEYFDYKRGLDNESSVGIGGAIVRNGIKANTVLTLGFSFFGIATLLGVYICMMSTWWIAVIGIVCMLAGYFYTGGPVPIAYTPFGEIVAGFFMGNVIVLIAYFIQTETLSLGSILLSIPVAILIAAILTANNIRDLDGDKENGRKTLAILLGRKNSIRFLAGMFITAYFIIFVLLIVGLAPAWALLVLISIPKAYSAVKQFIGKTAPIEMMPAMKATAQTNVQFGFLLALGLFVSHFL, encoded by the coding sequence ATGCAACCTCAGACAACGCCACATGCTCCTATGATTAAAAAGGACAAAGGCTGGAGAGTTTGGTGGATGCTATTAAGACCGCATACACTATCTGCAGCATTTATTCCTGTTACAATTGGGACTGTGTTAGCTTTGCATGAAGGATCAATAAAGCTCTCATTATTCATAGCTATGCTTGTTGCTTCTATTCTAATTCAAGCAGCAACAAATATGTTTAATGAGTATTTTGATTATAAACGTGGTTTAGACAATGAATCATCTGTTGGTATAGGTGGTGCCATCGTTAGAAATGGAATTAAGGCAAACACTGTCTTAACATTAGGTTTTTCATTTTTTGGTATTGCTACATTATTAGGTGTCTACATTTGTATGATGTCCACTTGGTGGATTGCTGTTATAGGAATAGTATGTATGCTAGCTGGGTATTTTTATACAGGAGGTCCCGTTCCAATTGCATATACACCATTTGGTGAAATTGTTGCCGGGTTTTTTATGGGAAATGTTATTGTATTAATTGCCTACTTTATTCAAACTGAGACACTTTCCTTAGGCAGCATACTTTTATCTATTCCTGTTGCGATCTTAATTGCAGCTATTTTAACTGCGAACAACATTCGAGATTTAGATGGCGATAAAGAAAATGGCAGAAAAACACTTGCCATTTTACTAGGAAGAAAAAACTCAATTCGTTTTTTAGCTGGTATGTTTATTACAGCATATTTCATTATATTTGTACTACTTATAGTAGGTTTAGCACCAGCTTGGGCATTGCTCGTATTAATTAGTATTCCTAAAGCTTATTCTGCTGTAAAACAATTTATAGGGAAAACAGCTCCAATTGAAATGATGCCTGCAATGAAAGCAACTGCTCAAACGAATGTTCAATTTGGATTTTTATTGGCGTTGGGTTTATTCGTCAGCCACTTCTTATAA
- the menC gene encoding o-succinylbenzoate synthase encodes MIKVEKVTLYHITQKLKVPFTSSIGHVTDRDSILVEVIDCDGVSGWGEVVAFSTPWYTEETISTCFHLLKDILIPLVISETFEHPDELQEIFKRIKRNQMAKASLEGAIWDLYAKKKNVSLSAALGGVRNEIECGVVVGISSFSNMIEQITRYHEEGYKRFKIKISPDQDMKIVEEIRKRFPDLPLMADANSSYTLNDVERLKELDQFGLIMIEQPLAADDIVDHAKLQEKLSTPICLDESIITSEDARKAIELGSCQVINIKPGRVGGLTESKKIHDLCLKNEIPVWCGGMLETSISRAHNIALASLANFTIPGDISSSSRYWEKDIVDPEIRSVSGKISVPNEIGIGYKVKKDLLKSIASSVTVLK; translated from the coding sequence ATGATAAAAGTTGAAAAAGTCACGTTGTATCATATCACTCAGAAATTGAAAGTCCCGTTTACATCAAGCATAGGACATGTTACGGATCGAGATAGTATTTTAGTTGAGGTGATTGATTGTGATGGAGTAAGTGGATGGGGAGAGGTTGTGGCTTTTTCAACACCTTGGTATACAGAAGAAACGATTTCAACCTGCTTTCATCTTCTTAAAGACATTCTTATCCCATTAGTCATTTCTGAGACTTTTGAACACCCAGATGAACTGCAGGAAATTTTTAAAAGAATAAAGCGAAATCAAATGGCAAAAGCATCTCTAGAGGGTGCAATATGGGATTTATATGCTAAGAAGAAAAATGTATCCTTATCAGCGGCATTAGGTGGCGTAAGAAATGAAATTGAGTGCGGTGTTGTTGTCGGGATATCTTCCTTTTCAAATATGATTGAACAAATTACTCGATATCATGAGGAAGGCTATAAACGATTTAAAATAAAGATTTCACCAGATCAAGATATGAAAATAGTTGAGGAAATACGCAAAAGGTTTCCTGATTTACCTTTAATGGCAGATGCAAATTCATCTTATACACTGAATGATGTTGAAAGATTAAAAGAACTAGATCAATTTGGATTAATAATGATTGAACAACCACTCGCAGCAGATGATATTGTTGATCATGCCAAACTTCAAGAGAAACTATCAACTCCTATCTGCTTAGATGAAAGTATTATAACTAGTGAAGATGCCAGAAAAGCGATTGAACTAGGAAGTTGCCAAGTTATTAATATTAAACCGGGGCGCGTAGGTGGGTTAACTGAATCAAAGAAAATACATGATTTATGTCTTAAAAACGAAATACCCGTCTGGTGTGGTGGGATGCTTGAAACAAGTATTTCACGAGCCCATAATATTGCTTTAGCATCACTAGCAAACTTTACAATTCCGGGAGATATCTCATCATCTTCAAGATATTGGGAGAAGGATATCGTTGATCCGGAAATAAGAAGTGTTTCAGGGAAAATTAGTGTACCAAATGAAATTGGGATAGGGTATAAGGTTAAGAAAGATCTGTTAAAATCAATAGCTTCATCAGTCACAGTTTTAAAATAA
- the menD gene encoding 2-succinyl-5-enolpyruvyl-6-hydroxy-3-cyclohexene-1-carboxylic-acid synthase, with the protein MKTGDTLTRYVANFVDELARLGVAEVVISPGSRSTPLAILMAEHPDLTCYINIDERSAGFFALGMAKCNKRPVVLVCTSGTAAANYYPAIVEARYSRVPLIVITSDRPHELRDVGAPQAIDQIQMYGHYPKWFVDVALPEEQVGMFRYVRTIAGRAVSIASAQPEGVVHLNFPFREPLLPNLTLNDLWSTTEDRTTYLHTTLGEVLLSKEQMEMLVQLVNRFSKGMIVCGEQNDSDFITEVNKLSEKLKFPILADPLSQLRAGKHKKQGVIDGYDSILKDPELVNELKPEVIIRFGPMPVSKPLMLLLKNNPDIVQIIVDSSEEYRDPTLNASHLITCMPHYFCKELVNLIQAKEFSDYYNNWLLSNQVFSERIDHELHKIDELFEGKVVSELQQLLPDGSRLFVGNSMPIRDVDTFFRNHDKEIEIIANRGANGIDGIVSTALGVSVDHKKPTFLLIGDLSFFHDLNGLLVAKMNQLNLTVILVNNDGGGIFSFLPQSKEEKHFETLYGTPTGLNFSKVVEMYEGKHVKIESWNEFRNYLTNEWNNSGVQVVELATDRITRVKIHRELLDHVSQEIRKVLKQ; encoded by the coding sequence ATGAAGACTGGTGATACACTAACCAGATACGTCGCCAACTTTGTTGATGAACTGGCTCGTTTAGGAGTTGCGGAGGTTGTTATTAGTCCAGGTTCTCGCTCAACTCCTCTGGCTATTTTAATGGCGGAGCATCCAGATCTTACTTGTTACATTAATATTGATGAACGATCAGCAGGCTTTTTTGCACTTGGAATGGCTAAGTGTAATAAAAGACCTGTTGTATTAGTTTGTACATCTGGTACTGCAGCAGCTAATTATTATCCAGCAATTGTTGAAGCGCGTTACTCAAGAGTTCCATTAATAGTCATTACTTCTGATAGACCTCATGAGTTAAGAGATGTTGGGGCACCCCAGGCAATTGATCAAATTCAAATGTATGGTCATTATCCAAAATGGTTTGTTGACGTAGCCTTACCTGAAGAACAAGTAGGGATGTTTCGTTATGTTAGGACTATTGCAGGTAGAGCAGTGTCAATTGCTTCTGCACAACCTGAGGGAGTGGTTCATTTGAATTTTCCATTTAGAGAGCCTTTACTCCCCAATTTAACTCTTAATGACTTATGGAGTACAACAGAAGATCGAACAACCTATTTACATACTACACTAGGTGAAGTACTTTTATCGAAAGAACAAATGGAGATGTTGGTTCAACTCGTGAACAGGTTTTCTAAAGGAATGATTGTTTGTGGAGAACAAAACGATTCAGATTTTATTACAGAAGTGAATAAGCTTTCTGAAAAACTGAAATTCCCGATCCTTGCCGACCCTCTTTCTCAATTAAGAGCAGGTAAGCATAAAAAGCAGGGTGTCATTGATGGATATGACTCGATATTAAAAGATCCTGAATTAGTTAATGAGCTTAAACCAGAAGTGATTATTCGGTTTGGCCCTATGCCTGTTTCCAAGCCGCTTATGCTTTTATTGAAAAATAATCCGGATATTGTACAGATTATTGTCGATTCAAGTGAAGAATATCGGGACCCAACTTTAAATGCTTCACATCTTATTACTTGTATGCCGCATTATTTTTGTAAAGAGCTGGTGAACTTAATACAAGCTAAGGAATTCTCAGATTATTATAATAATTGGTTGCTAAGTAATCAGGTCTTTTCAGAAAGAATTGATCATGAGCTGCATAAAATCGATGAATTATTTGAAGGGAAAGTAGTTAGTGAACTTCAACAACTTCTACCTGATGGCAGCCGATTATTCGTTGGAAACAGCATGCCGATACGGGATGTTGATACGTTTTTTAGAAATCATGATAAAGAAATAGAAATCATTGCTAATAGAGGAGCCAACGGTATTGATGGAATTGTATCTACTGCATTAGGTGTTAGTGTAGATCATAAAAAGCCTACGTTTTTATTAATAGGTGATTTATCGTTCTTTCATGATTTAAATGGTCTTTTAGTAGCGAAAATGAATCAACTTAATCTAACAGTCATTTTAGTTAATAATGACGGTGGCGGGATCTTTTCTTTTCTTCCTCAGTCAAAAGAAGAAAAGCATTTTGAAACACTTTATGGAACTCCAACTGGTTTGAATTTTTCAAAAGTGGTAGAAATGTATGAGGGGAAACATGTAAAGATTGAGAGCTGGAACGAATTCCGAAATTATCTTACAAATGAATGGAACAACAGCGGAGTACAGGTTGTTGAACTTGCAACAGATCGAATAACACGTGTCAAGATTCATCGGGAATTGTTAGATCATGTTTCCCAGGAAATAAGAAAAGTGTTGAAACAATGA
- a CDS encoding yteA family sporulation protein: MLSSQQVETFRSQLNQMKKDIEDRFEMNGHFGLEEGHGHESMGELSSYDNHPADDATELYEREKDIALNEHTEEQLLDIERALQAIDNGSYGKCEVCGVDIPVERLDAIPTATTCKEHAPEQVVSHNRPIEEGVLMPPFGKFNYDDQDENVAFDAEDAYQIVNSYGSSETPSDFNDPQDHYNDVYMESNDPDGYVEAYENFVGTDIEGKEITIFPSNQHQQYEDMLDEEGTMTIFGDLPPYEKDPYTEDEV, from the coding sequence ATGCTAAGTTCACAACAAGTAGAGACCTTCCGTTCACAGCTAAACCAAATGAAAAAAGATATAGAAGATCGCTTCGAGATGAATGGTCATTTTGGTCTTGAAGAAGGTCATGGGCATGAATCAATGGGGGAACTCTCAAGTTATGACAATCATCCAGCAGATGATGCTACAGAATTATATGAAAGAGAAAAAGACATTGCATTAAATGAACATACAGAAGAACAACTATTAGATATTGAAAGAGCTCTTCAAGCTATTGACAATGGTTCTTATGGTAAATGTGAAGTTTGTGGAGTTGATATACCAGTTGAACGACTTGATGCAATTCCTACAGCTACTACCTGTAAAGAACATGCACCTGAACAGGTTGTTTCACATAATCGCCCAATAGAAGAAGGAGTTTTAATGCCTCCCTTCGGAAAATTTAATTATGATGATCAAGATGAGAACGTAGCGTTTGATGCAGAAGATGCTTATCAAATTGTGAATAGTTACGGATCATCTGAAACTCCATCTGATTTTAATGATCCACAAGATCACTACAATGATGTATACATGGAATCAAATGATCCTGATGGATATGTTGAGGCTTATGAAAACTTTGTCGGCACTGATATAGAAGGAAAAGAAATTACCATATTCCCTTCAAATCAACATCAGCAATATGAAGACATGCTAGATGAAGAAGGTACAATGACAATCTTTGGTGATTTACCTCCTTATGAGAAAGATCCTTATACCGAGGATGAAGTATAA
- the menH gene encoding 2-succinyl-6-hydroxy-2,4-cyclohexadiene-1-carboxylate synthase produces the protein MKIRGIDYNVEVVSKGEPLVLLHGFTGCIANWNHILAEFPQQQLVLIDIIGHGRTESPSDPSRYEMNEVVKDIVEILDTLSIDRANILGYSMGGRLALSVAATFPERVKTLILESSSPGLNYLEERNNRKRSDEKLAKEILSHGVEKFVQRWEKIPLFSTQDQLSLETKQKLRALRLQNNPVGLANSLIGMGTGSQPSWWEQLSTIEIPVLLLCGEWDLKFCDIAKNMHKYLPTSYLKEINHAGHTIHVEQPRIFGKIVSEFLSQNN, from the coding sequence ATGAAAATAAGAGGTATTGATTATAACGTTGAAGTCGTTTCAAAGGGTGAGCCACTTGTTTTATTACATGGTTTTACTGGATGTATTGCCAATTGGAACCATATATTAGCGGAATTTCCACAGCAACAACTTGTTTTAATTGACATTATTGGACATGGTAGGACAGAATCTCCTTCAGATCCTTCAAGGTATGAAATGAATGAGGTTGTTAAAGATATTGTTGAAATATTAGATACTTTATCAATCGATCGTGCTAATATTTTGGGATATTCTATGGGTGGTAGATTAGCTTTATCTGTTGCAGCAACATTTCCTGAACGTGTAAAAACACTGATTCTTGAGAGTAGCTCACCCGGCTTAAATTACCTGGAGGAACGAAACAATCGAAAAAGATCCGATGAAAAGCTTGCAAAAGAAATTTTGAGTCATGGGGTAGAAAAATTTGTTCAACGATGGGAGAAAATTCCCTTATTCTCAACGCAAGACCAATTGTCACTGGAAACAAAACAAAAGCTTAGAGCACTTAGGCTACAAAATAATCCTGTAGGACTTGCTAACAGTTTGATTGGAATGGGGACAGGATCTCAACCATCCTGGTGGGAGCAGCTTTCAACTATAGAGATCCCTGTGTTATTGTTGTGTGGTGAATGGGATTTAAAGTTTTGTGATATAGCTAAAAATATGCACAAATACCTTCCTACTAGCTACTTAAAGGAAATAAATCATGCAGGACATACAATTCATGTAGAACAACCGCGAATTTTTGGTAAAATAGTAAGTGAGTTTTTATCTCAAAATAATTAG
- the menB gene encoding 1,4-dihydroxy-2-naphthoyl-CoA synthase — protein MAIEWVTQREYEEIIYQTYNGIAKISINRPHVHNAFTPKTVTELIDAFARARDDENVGVIILTGEGGKAFCSGGDQKVRGHGGYVGDDQIPRLNVLDLQRLIRVIPKPVIAMVAGYAIGGGHVLHIVCDLTIAADNAVFGQTGPKVGSFDAGYGSGYLARIVGHKKAREIWYLCRQYGAQEALDMGLVNTVVPLDQLEEETVKWCEEILEKSPTAIRFLKAAFNADTDGLAGIQQFAGDATLLYYTTDEAKEGRDAFKEKRTPDFKQFPRFP, from the coding sequence ATGGCAATTGAATGGGTTACACAGCGTGAGTATGAAGAAATCATTTATCAAACATATAATGGAATAGCGAAGATTTCAATTAACCGTCCACATGTACATAATGCATTTACACCGAAAACGGTGACAGAGTTAATTGATGCATTTGCTCGTGCTCGAGATGATGAAAATGTAGGTGTTATTATTTTAACAGGTGAAGGTGGAAAAGCCTTCTGTTCAGGTGGAGACCAAAAAGTGCGTGGCCATGGTGGTTATGTAGGTGATGATCAAATTCCCCGCTTAAACGTACTTGATTTACAACGATTGATTCGTGTCATTCCAAAGCCTGTTATCGCGATGGTTGCAGGGTATGCAATCGGTGGAGGACATGTATTACATATCGTATGTGATTTAACAATTGCTGCGGATAACGCTGTATTTGGACAAACTGGTCCTAAAGTGGGAAGCTTTGATGCAGGGTATGGCTCAGGCTATTTAGCTCGCATAGTAGGACATAAAAAAGCACGTGAAATTTGGTATCTATGCAGACAATATGGCGCACAAGAAGCTTTAGATATGGGCTTAGTCAATACAGTTGTTCCGTTAGATCAGTTAGAAGAAGAAACGGTAAAATGGTGTGAGGAAATATTGGAAAAAAGTCCAACAGCTATTCGTTTCTTAAAAGCAGCATTTAATGCGGATACAGATGGACTTGCAGGAATTCAGCAATTTGCTGGGGATGCAACATTGCTTTATTATACAACGGATGAAGCAAAAGAAGGCCGCGATGCATTCAAAGAAAAACGTACTCCGGACTTCAAACAATTCCCGCGTTTCCCTTAA
- a CDS encoding isochorismate synthase, with protein sequence MITTLDHTIKEFIQQALEEAKQTNQSVIVSSVKEVDAMDPLHFFASGEELSLGERFVWSTPERDFTMVGLGNELVIENNKESKQRFQEIEKEWKRFPKKVISDRKNEIGTGPLLFGGFSFDPIKEKSPLWDSFAEAKFVLPTTMLSIVQNKTYLTINKIISPYDELDVCIKHFENSIELSHSFPYSLDCEKVNEFSTIEYKTSEWLKAVQQATKDIQAKEMDKVVLAREVHLKFTEKINSYQVINNLLMEQPTSYVFDFENGNQHFVGATPERLVKKKNTQVLSTCLAGSIKRGTTKEQDQKLGHQLLNDDKNLIEHNIVVKMIKAAIDACCDEVSVPEYPTLYKTKNIQHLYTPVKGIAKEGISLLSMVERLHPTPALGGYPKDKAIEKIREREPMHRGWYAGPIGWLDHDNNGEFVVAIRSGLLEGQNAALFAGCGIVEESDPKSEYLETKIKLKPMLSALGGIVNEDW encoded by the coding sequence TTGATAACTACTTTGGATCATACAATAAAAGAATTTATACAGCAGGCATTGGAAGAGGCAAAGCAGACGAATCAATCGGTGATCGTCAGCAGTGTAAAAGAAGTGGATGCAATGGACCCCCTTCATTTCTTTGCTTCCGGTGAAGAACTTTCCTTAGGAGAACGATTTGTTTGGTCAACACCTGAACGGGATTTTACGATGGTTGGTCTAGGAAATGAATTAGTTATCGAAAATAATAAAGAGTCTAAACAAAGATTTCAGGAAATTGAAAAGGAATGGAAGCGCTTCCCTAAAAAGGTTATTTCTGATCGGAAGAATGAAATAGGGACAGGCCCTCTGCTATTCGGAGGTTTTTCATTTGATCCTATAAAAGAGAAAAGTCCTCTTTGGGATTCATTTGCAGAAGCAAAATTTGTACTTCCAACTACAATGCTTTCCATTGTTCAGAATAAAACATATCTTACTATTAACAAAATCATTTCACCTTACGATGAACTTGATGTTTGTATCAAACACTTTGAAAATAGTATTGAACTTAGCCATTCCTTTCCTTATTCATTAGATTGTGAAAAGGTTAACGAATTTTCAACTATTGAGTATAAAACTTCTGAATGGTTAAAGGCTGTTCAACAGGCAACTAAGGATATACAAGCAAAAGAAATGGATAAGGTTGTTTTAGCTCGTGAAGTACATCTAAAGTTCACAGAGAAAATAAATTCTTATCAAGTCATAAATAATCTTCTGATGGAACAGCCAACAAGCTATGTTTTTGATTTTGAAAATGGAAATCAGCACTTTGTTGGAGCTACTCCAGAAAGATTAGTTAAAAAGAAAAACACTCAGGTATTATCAACCTGTCTTGCTGGATCGATTAAAAGAGGAACCACAAAAGAGCAAGACCAAAAGTTAGGTCATCAACTATTAAATGATGACAAAAACTTAATTGAACATAATATCGTTGTTAAAATGATTAAAGCTGCTATTGATGCATGCTGTGATGAAGTAAGTGTACCGGAATACCCAACCTTATATAAAACGAAAAACATTCAACATCTATACACTCCTGTAAAGGGGATTGCAAAAGAAGGAATTTCCCTTCTTTCTATGGTTGAAAGATTACACCCCACTCCTGCTTTGGGTGGGTATCCTAAAGATAAAGCGATTGAAAAAATTAGAGAGCGCGAACCAATGCATCGCGGATGGTATGCAGGTCCGATTGGTTGGCTTGATCATGATAACAACGGTGAATTTGTTGTAGCCATTCGCTCAGGGTTATTGGAAGGTCAGAATGCTGCATTATTTGCAGGATGTGGAATTGTGGAAGAATCAGATCCGAAATCGGAATATCTAGAAACCAAAATAAAACTTAAGCCAATGCTGTCTGCTTTGGGAGGAATCGTAAATGAAGACTGGTGA
- a CDS encoding o-succinylbenzoate--CoA ligase — MNETFPNWLKQRANLTPNRLAVKVENEELTFDELYKRVQNRVKQLISLGVKRDEHIGVLMKNSVDMIEVIHALFSVGAIAVLLNHRLTNQELAFQLSDAEAVSVICHEELAGKLGEKVNVIVVDHLKEIESLVYIEEIEEFKADQVATIMYTSGTTGYPKGVLQTFGNHWSSAIGSALNLGIVQEDRWLLAVPLFHISGLSILFRSVIYGIGIVLFERFDAKKMNRAILEDGVTIVSVVTTMLNQMLVDLGHNKYPESFRCMLAGGGPVPKDLLEKSLTKQIPVFQTYGMTETSSQIVTLSPEYSMKKVGSAGKPLFLCQMKIMQNDRECAPFEEGEIFVKGPNITKGYWKREEATKNGFTNGWFHTGDQGYIDNDGFLYILDRRSDLIISGGENVYPAEIENVLLSYPAVQDAGVVGIEDKKWGQVPYAFLVTTEKIDREDLLTYCQERLAKYKVPHHITFLEELPRNASNKLLRKNLRKYLEKGMSI; from the coding sequence ATGAACGAGACATTCCCTAATTGGTTAAAGCAACGAGCAAATCTTACGCCAAATCGTTTGGCTGTTAAAGTAGAAAATGAAGAATTGACGTTTGATGAGCTTTATAAACGTGTTCAAAATAGAGTAAAACAATTAATCTCTCTTGGGGTAAAAAGAGATGAGCATATAGGAGTGCTCATGAAAAACAGTGTAGATATGATTGAAGTGATTCATGCGCTCTTCTCTGTCGGTGCTATAGCTGTATTATTAAATCATCGCTTAACAAATCAAGAGCTAGCTTTTCAACTATCAGATGCTGAAGCTGTTTCTGTTATTTGTCATGAAGAATTAGCGGGAAAACTAGGTGAAAAGGTAAATGTAATTGTTGTTGACCACCTCAAAGAAATAGAAAGTCTTGTTTACATAGAAGAAATTGAGGAGTTCAAGGCAGATCAAGTGGCAACCATCATGTATACATCTGGAACAACTGGATATCCAAAAGGTGTACTACAAACGTTTGGAAATCATTGGTCAAGTGCAATCGGCTCTGCATTAAATCTGGGAATAGTACAAGAAGATCGTTGGTTATTAGCTGTTCCGTTATTTCATATTAGCGGATTATCGATCTTGTTTCGAAGTGTTATTTATGGAATTGGTATTGTCTTATTTGAGAGATTTGATGCTAAAAAAATGAATCGTGCCATCTTGGAGGATGGGGTAACCATTGTGTCAGTTGTCACAACGATGTTAAATCAAATGCTAGTTGACCTTGGCCATAACAAATACCCGGAGAGCTTTCGATGTATGCTTGCAGGAGGAGGTCCAGTTCCAAAAGACTTGCTTGAAAAAAGCCTCACAAAACAAATCCCCGTTTTTCAAACATATGGAATGACCGAAACTTCTTCACAAATTGTTACCTTATCTCCTGAATATAGCATGAAAAAGGTAGGATCAGCAGGTAAACCATTATTTTTATGTCAAATGAAAATCATGCAAAATGATAGAGAATGTGCACCATTTGAAGAGGGTGAGATTTTCGTAAAAGGTCCAAATATTACAAAGGGCTACTGGAAGCGTGAGGAAGCGACAAAAAACGGATTTACGAATGGTTGGTTTCACACAGGTGATCAAGGTTATATCGATAATGATGGATTTTTATATATATTAGACAGACGATCAGATTTAATTATTTCTGGTGGAGAAAATGTATACCCTGCAGAAATTGAAAATGTTCTCCTCTCATACCCAGCTGTCCAGGATGCGGGTGTTGTTGGTATAGAAGATAAGAAATGGGGACAGGTTCCATATGCTTTTCTTGTTACAACTGAAAAAATTGATCGTGAAGATCTTCTTACATACTGTCAAGAACGATTGGCAAAATACAAAGTTCCTCATCATATAACATTTTTAGAAGAGCTTCCAAGAAATGCATCTAATAAGCTTTTGAGAAAAAATCTTAGAAAATATCTAGAAAAAGGAATGTCTATATGA